In Haematobia irritans isolate KBUSLIRL chromosome 1, ASM5000362v1, whole genome shotgun sequence, a genomic segment contains:
- the Dtg gene encoding dpp target gene has product MASSCNNNRPQHEDDDQHPQWLRLHRFFASGRRSRMQYFHNNSLLVMFVAFALLIFHHPVAPEELTDNTDTTTEEYVVLSTTIPPLSTPHFINSPHFDENEDSNVESRNLTNIVKTHTTENLPLVNVENLNTPSIHTTVHNLNEAESRTLYEDHVSTSDKPIDMEQPDVNNEIFSTMVEVNPVVQAPHVNSEQSAKEAESTENLEESIRNSVKTEMEKGLEPSPVLEILKDISEPEIRETLKEDLIEPTLNQNDISPKLDADDDQNENITHKDDETKHKSEDDEKVKDPSQNEAQVPPEVADDVEYESDAADEIRGEVTEITEDLHLGNGETMMENNRGARNLDKEDIHESKQGSGESSASSSESNSSDFSHQAKPEVGIENRSALSEEEHTSNQLEIEETSNPSIVDNQEPRDEEENENESDIGDINIGNGKRNEEVNRGARNLENEQTPEESSASSSESNSSDSSNEAQARVEHENVSELTDEQNANSNILADQESKSKETEVDLTIPETSEEVHESATTHATDIAILDENEAENNEYKQSAEEDEALSVVLDESLASTVPNNEDDTLLTAEQKEQKTSLDIIAEEETTSIPEETEHVVIKKVLDENEIYAEVPETTVLPREHDVDQQQPGIIIEVPNPTIIEETMPIASANEVQEDNPKVSPHNEINLSENIPKTISEDSNENQEGKSVNENQSEEQSNENVQSNMETVTSENPSNADQMSQASDDVDVDSEEEYKKDTSDENENDSAEENDDDAHKNQIPSSSTESLPIINPETTTYLNEQYSKELNFLSTTESLSQNREEYDISKTLKGSRSVNTALMDDDTVATMFDSYPPQDAGQTFNGNLADESAGIGKALPVSNSNSSNKSTAIIILSSGIAVLFIVISVTIFLISFQRQHGTLDIEMQERSCGKDNLDEEDAETFAKLLEVELPPSVAIALEETEECL; this is encoded by the exons ATGGCGAGCAGCTGCAATAATAATAGGCCTCAACATGAAGATGACGATCAGCATCCACAATGGCTAAGGCTACACAGGTTTTTTGCCTCTGGCAGAAGAAGCCGCATGCAGTATTTTCACAACAACTCTCTTCTTGTTATGTTTGTTGCTTTTGCTCTTTTAATATTTC ATCACCCAGTTGCGCCTGAAGAATTGACGGATAATACGGATACAACCACTGAAGAATATGTAGTTTTGTCAACAACCATTCCACCACTGTCAACACCCCACTTTATAAACTCACCACACTTTGACGAAAATGAAGATTCAAATGTGGAAAGCAGGAATTTAACGAATATAGTTAAGACACACACTACTGAAAACTTACCATTggttaatgttgaaaatttaaacacaCCATCAATACATACGACTGTACACAATTTAAACGAAGCTGAGTCAAGAACCCTATATGAAG ATCATGTATCAACATCGGATAAACCTATTGACATGGAGCAGCCGGATgttaataatgaaatattttccacAATGGTCGAAGTGAATCCGGTTGTGCAAGCGCCACATGTAAACTCTGAGCAAAGTGCTAAAGAAGCTGAATCAACGGAAAATTTGGAAGAATCTATTAGAAATTCTGTGAAAACCGAAATGGAAAAAGGTTTGGAACCTTCACCTGTTTTGGAAATTCTAAAAGATATTTCCGAACCTGAAATAAGAGAAACTCTGAAGGAAGATTTAATAGAACCAACATTAAATCAAAATGATATATCACCAAAACTGGATGCAGATGATGaccaaaatgaaaatataacCCATAAAGATGATGAAACCAAGCATAAATCTGAAGACGATGAGAAAGTGAaag ATCCATCTCAGAATGAAGCACAAGTACCTCCTGAAGTTGCTGATGACGTAGAATATGAATCTGATGCAGCAGATGAAATCCGCGGAGAAGTAACTGAAATCACTGAAGATTTACATCTGGGTAACGGGGAAACAATGATGGAAAATAACCGTGGAGCCCGTAATCTAGATAAAGAGGATATTCATGAAAGTAAGCAAGGCAGTGGCGAATCTTCAGCATCATCCTCCGAATCCAATTCCTCCGACTTTTCTCACCAGGCAAAACCTGAAGTTGGAATTGAGAATAGATCTGCATTAAGCGAAGAGGAACATACATCAAATCAGTTAGAGATAGAAGAAACATCAAATCCAAGTATCGTTGATAACCAAGAACCAAGAGACGAAGAAGAAAACGAAAATGAATCTGACATTGGAGATATTAATATTGGTAATGGAAAAAGAAATGAGGAGGTTAATCGCGGAGCTCGTAATCTAGAGAATGAACAAACCCCCGAAGAGTCTTCAGCATCTTCCTCCGAATCCAATTCCTCAGATTCTTCTAACGAAGCACAAGCTAGAGTTGAACATGAGAATGTATCTGAATTAACAGACGAGCAAAATGCTAACTCAAATATTCTTGCTGATCAAGAATCGAAAAGTAAAGAAACCGAAGTAGATCTCACCATACCCGAAACCAGTGAAGAGGTCCATGAATCAGCAACAACACATGCCACCGATATTGCTATTCTAGATGAAAACGAAGCCGAAAATAATGAATATAAACAATCTGCTGAAGAAGATGAAGCCTTGTCAGTTGTCTTGGACGAATCGCTTGCATCAACTGTACCAAATAATGAGGATGACACCCTATTGACTGCGGAGCAGAAAGAACAAAAAACATCTTTAGATATAATCGCTGAAGAGGAAACTACTTCAATTCCAGAAGAAACTGAACACGTTGTTATAAAGAAAGTTTTAGATGAAAATGAAATATACGCCGAGGTACCTGAAACTACAGTTTTACCTAGGGAACACGACGTAGATCAGCAACAACCTGGTATTATAATTGAGGTTCCCAATCCCACAATTATTGAAGAGACTATGCCTATTGCTAGTGCGAATGAGGTCCAAGAAGACAATCCCAAAGTCAGTCCTCATAACGAAATAAATCTAAGTGAAAATATCCCCAAAACTATCTCTGAAGACAGTAACGAAAACCAAGAGGGCAAATCTGTAAACGAGAACCAATCAGAGGAACAAAGTAACGAAAATGTTCAGTCGAACATGGAAACAGTTACTTCAGAAAACCCATCTAATGCAGATCAAATGTCACAAGCTAGTGATGATGTTGACGTAGATTCTGAAGAAGAATATAAGAAAGATACATCTGATGAAAATGAGAATGATAGCGCCGAAGAGAATGATGACGACgctcataaaaatcaaataccATCCTCTAGTACCGAGTCTTTACCTATTATAAATCCCGAGACTACCACATATCTAAACGAGCAATATTCTAAGGAACTTAATTTTCTCAGTACAACTGAATCTCTATCGCAAAACCGCGAAGAGTATGATATTTCCAAAACTTTGAAAGGATCACGCTCAGTTAACACTGCTCTTATGGATGATGATACTGTGGCTACAATGTTCGACTCTTATCCACCACAAGATGCAGGCCAAACATTTAATGGAAATTTAGCTGATGAATCCGCTGGAATCGGCAAAGCACTGCCTGTATCCAATAGCAATAGTTCCAACAAGTCAACTGCCATTATTATTCTAAGTTCCGGCATTGCTGTTTTATTCATTGTTATATCGGTAACCATATTTCTCATATCCTTCCAAAGACAACATGGAACTTTGGATATTGAAATGCAAGAACGAAGTTGTGGCAAAGACAACCTCGATGAAGAAGAtgcagaaacttttgccaaattacTCGAAGTTGAATTACCTCCATCAGTGGCCATAGCACTGGAAGAAACTGAAGAGTGCTTGTAG